Proteins found in one Canis aureus isolate CA01 chromosome 19, VMU_Caureus_v.1.0, whole genome shotgun sequence genomic segment:
- the LOC144291156 gene encoding protein BEX4-like: MASKEKQVVKNVNMENAQQENEEQGPVQNEEESRNSRGSEGQKNGRNVKLGRMRGLVPNFRWAIPNKHIDHNEMGDDVEKFVGQMMEIQRKTKEQQMRHHKRFQTPEPDNHYDFCLIP; this comes from the coding sequence ATGGCGTCCAAAGAGAAACAAGTGGTGAAAAATGTCAACATGGAAAATGCCCAGCAGGAAAACGAAGAACAGGGTCCTGTGCAGAATGAAGAGGAATCACGCAATTCGAGAGGGAGTGAAGGCCAGAAGAATGGAAGAAATGTTAAGCTGGGGCGAATGAGAGGACTTGTCCCTAATTTTCGATGGGCCATACCTAACAAGCATATTGATCACAATGAAATGGGAGATGATGTGGAAAAGTTCGTAGGGCAAATGATGGAGATCCAGAGAAAGACTAAGGAGCAGCAAATGAGGCATCATAAGCGCTTTCAAACTCCTGAACCTGATAATCATTATGACTTTTGCCTTATACCTTGA